A single window of Betta splendens chromosome 11, fBetSpl5.4, whole genome shotgun sequence DNA harbors:
- the rrm2b gene encoding ribonucleoside-diphosphate reductase subunit M2 B encodes MTPTARKLSSDEMDPTKIERQCGNVKATNGFRYKDTDCLHGSETEEEPLLRENPRRFVIFPIQYPDIWKMYKQAQASFWTVEEVDLSKDLAHWDRLKPEEKHFISHVLAFFAASDGIVNENLVQRFSQEVQVPEARSFYSFQILIETVHSEMYSMLINTYIRDLKERDYLFNAIQTMPCVKRKADWALQWINDSKSTFGERIVAFAAVEGIFFSGSFAAIYWLKKRGLMPGLTYSNELISRDEGLHCNFACLLYSYLVKKPPEDRVKDIITKAVAIEQEFLTEALPVDLIGINSCLMKQYIEFVADRLLTDLRLDKIFKAENPFDFMESISLEGKTNFFEKRVAEYQRFGVMSSMMDCEFTLDADF; translated from the exons ATGACACCGACGGCCCGAAAACTGTCATCTGATGAAATGGATCCAACCAAAATAGAACGGCAGTGTGGTAATGTTAAGGCAACG AATGGCTTCAGGTATAAAGACACAGACTGTCTGCATGgttcagagacagaggaagaaccGTTGCTCCGAGAAAATCCCAGACGGTTTGTCATCTTCCCCATTCAGTATCCTGACATTTGGAAGATGTACAAGCAGGCACAGGCCTCTTTCTGGACAGTGGAAGAG gtTGATCTCTCCAAAGACCTGGCTCACTGGGACCGGTTGAAGCCTGAAGAGAAGCACTTCATCTCACATGTCCTTGCCTTTTTTGCTGCAAGTGATGGTATCGTCAATGAGAATCTG GTACAGAGGTTCAGCCAGGAGGTGCAGGTCCCTGAAGCACGGTCTTTTTACAGCTTCCAGATCCTCATAGAGACTGTTCACTCGGAGATGTACAGCATGCTCATCAACACATACATTAGGGACCTGAAAGAAAG GGATTATTTGTTTAATGCCATTCAAACCATGCCTTGTGTGAAACGAAAAGCAGACTGGGCCCTCCAGTGGATAAATGACAGCAAATCCACCTTTG GGGAACGAATTGTGGCCTTTGCCGCTGTGGAGGGCATCTTCTTCTCAGGCTCATTTGCAGCTATCTACTGGCTCAAGAAGAGAGGCCTAATGCCAGGTCTCACGTATTCCAATGAGCTCATCAGTAGAGATGAG GGCCTTCACTGTAACTTTGCCTGTCTGCTGTACAGCTACCTGGTAAAAAAGCCACCAGAGGACAGAGTAAAAGACATCATCACCAAAGCTGTTGCCATAGAGCAG GAGTTTTTGACTGAGGCCTTGCCAGTGGATCTTATTGGAATCAACAGTTGTCTGATGAAGCAGTACATTGAGTTTGTGGCTGACCGACTTCTCACTGATCTCAGACTTGATAAG ATTTTTAAAGCAGAGAATCCTTTTGACTTCATGGAATCTATTTCACTAGAAGGGAAAACCAACTTTTTTGAGAAGCGGGTAGCAGAGTATCAGAGGTTTGGAGTCATGTCAAGCATGATGGACTGCGAATTCACTCTGGATGCAGACTTCTGA
- the LOC114865505 gene encoding nuclear transport factor 2-like produces MACEKEIWQKIGEGFVQEYYNQFDNSNRMGLGNLYSADACLTWEGTPFQGREAITGKLANLPFKRIKHIITEQDFQPTVDSCILIMVFGQLQVDDDPPMAFHQVFMLKSQNCAWACTNDVFRLGIHNIPV; encoded by the exons ATGGCGTGCGAAAAAGAAATATGGCAAAAGATTGGTGAGGGCTTTGTCCAGGAATATTACAACCAGTTTGACAATTCCAACAGGATGGGACTGGGTAACCTTTAT TCTGCTGACGCTTGTCTGACTTGGGAAGGAACACCATTCCAAGGAAGAGAAGCCATTACAGGCAAACTAGCT AACTTGCCTTTCAAGCGCATTAAACACATTATCACAGAGCAAGACTTCCAACCCACAGTAGACAGTTGTATCCTCATCATGGTGTTTGGACAGCTACAG GTAGATGACGATCCACCAATGGCCTTCCATCAAGTGTTTATGCTAAAGTCGCAAAACTGTGCATGGGCTTGTACAAATGATGTGTTCCGGCTGGGAATTCATAACATACCAGTGTAG
- the bloc1s4 gene encoding biogenesis of lysosome-related organelles complex 1 subunit 4, translated as MDHQRVDRVAILSPLEESSAEISRDSGVVSQSASSLSMVSEILSSGTVSQSPSFAAAANVVLQSPSLNEIPESETTEEDDDDDVLRRTALSYSSYIRATAGDEILSLEKSLEEMLTRVDEFVGMLDMIRNDTSQIVSESLPQIQQKSIEMRQIYRRIDKLEAFVKMVGANVNAMEEQVTQAEGEIGTLPGAFKKMFRTMSAPGFLNKPAGPRRPASNQRQEIPSVFQTDDYFKSKPEQ; from the exons ATGGACCATCAACGGGTTGACAGGGTGGCCATTCTGTCCCCTCTGGAGGAGTCCAGTGCTGAGATAAGCAGGGACAGCGGTGTCGTCTCCCAAAGTGCGAGCAGCTTGTCCATGGTGAGCGAAATCCTGAGCAGCGGTACGGTGTCGCAGAGCCCCAGCTTTGCTGCGGCGGCTAATGTTGTCCTTCAGAGCCCGAGCCTCAACGAAATACCCGAGTCCGAGACCaccgaggaggacgacgacgacgacgtcCTGAGACGAACCGCCCTCAGCTACTCTTCCTACATCAGAGCGACAGCTGGAGACGAG ATCCTGAGTTTGGAAAAGAGCTTGGAAGAAATGCTGACAAGAGTGGATGAGTTTGTTGGAATGCTGGATATG ATACGTAACGATACCTCCCAGATAGTCAGTGAAAGCCTACCTCAAATCCAACAGAAGTCCATTGAAATGAGACAAATATACAGAAGAATCGATAAGTTAGAG GCCTTTGTAAAGATGGTGGGAGCTAATGTCAACGCGATGGAAGAGCAAGTCACACAGGCAGAGGGTGAAATAGGAACACTACCGGGTGCTTTTAAGAAAATGTTCCGTACAATGAGCGCCCCAGGCTTTTTAAAT AAACCTGCCGGCCCAAGAAGACCAGCATCAAATCAGCGCCAAGAGATACCTAGTGTGTTTCAGACAGATGATTATTTTAAGTCAAAGCCAGAACAGTGA